Proteins encoded together in one Cellulomonas gilvus ATCC 13127 window:
- a CDS encoding FtsX-like permease family protein, with protein sequence MSWVARVVLHRARAQSTLLLAVFAVTLVATTLLGVFTLLLVTSQERALQVALDRSAAAATQVEVRIETAVGEPTEATAAADAWLTDLLAPAPTTIAHWTTSPWLAVDGTDDPVAPLVYLADYPVVPDRTTLLAGAWPRAVREGDDVLVAVPQASAERYGWDVGTRLPATGLTTPERLDLRVVGVYRAEPPRSEWARDLLAGRGHAPDVPYPGTFGSVTADGWGPLVVAGFTDDEGATLPVAVARSVASPDLSSVGSADVAALQTRLPSAEQDLDAALADTGAETTLVTGLDRTLAALRGDLAITRVGVLVVWLLLLVVAVTVLLLAARLLADRRTAEQTLLTSRGASHGQLVGLAALEAAGVALVTAAVAPWLARVAYAGVTTVPVLRDAGLHVDPGLPPTLWVTCAVAAGALAAVLLAPLARRRVSAVDTAQQDVRQDRRQGLARSGADLALVTVAGVALWQLVGHRSPVLRDGSDGVDPLLVAAPALVLLAGGVLAGRVLPLVSGAGEIVARRSRSLVAPLAAWEVSRRPRRAAGAVLLVTLAVAVGTFAQGWLETWRTSQREQATLTVGTDLRVTDPDGTTLAQSAALAGVDGLQVVSPVTLRQAGVGIASATPGPPSTPETTNVLAVDTRHTGDLLRGRVAGGWATPTAGLAPAQPVTGIPVPAGTRQLQVDLRVRLQEKAPVVAIPSLVLQDARGTRTTHDFPAAPAKNGAGEVTSLTLDLPPGLGSTTVIGVSTRLSGDADKLLALVDAGLGTHGFEITWSGLRAVGEDDATTPLDPGRATWRTGTSGPSGEWGGVRIGSTWADEDGLHVAGSVDGPTIATGTAGTVTTSFDREDVVHVVVTPGVLDRLVAEPDDTLVLEVEGVTVQVRVDAVVPYLPGLPRTDGVLVDRDALTRSMLVLGYRGDLVDEWWARVPDERARTTAAAVRAAGVGAVTTRVAATADATDGPLRVGIPAALWIVTLAATALAVAGIAMSATVAVRTRRLEMARLQALGARRRSLVRAVAAEHAVLGVLGTAAGLGVGALLARVVAPVVTVAADGTPAVPDVVVQWPWATFGVVVGGIAVAATLAVLVTANALLRRASGELLRLGDEG encoded by the coding sequence ATGAGCTGGGTGGCACGCGTGGTCCTGCACCGCGCCCGCGCGCAGTCCACGCTGCTGCTCGCGGTGTTCGCGGTCACGCTCGTCGCGACGACGCTGCTCGGAGTGTTCACGCTCCTGCTGGTCACCAGCCAGGAGCGTGCGCTCCAGGTCGCGCTGGACCGCTCCGCCGCCGCCGCGACGCAGGTCGAGGTCCGCATCGAGACCGCGGTCGGCGAACCGACCGAGGCCACCGCGGCGGCCGACGCATGGCTGACCGACCTGCTCGCACCGGCGCCCACGACGATCGCGCACTGGACGACGTCGCCGTGGCTCGCGGTCGACGGGACGGACGACCCGGTCGCCCCGCTCGTCTACCTGGCGGACTACCCGGTGGTCCCGGACCGCACGACGCTGCTCGCGGGGGCGTGGCCGCGGGCGGTCCGCGAGGGCGACGACGTGCTGGTCGCCGTTCCGCAGGCCTCGGCCGAGCGGTACGGCTGGGACGTCGGCACGCGCCTGCCCGCGACGGGCCTCACCACGCCCGAGCGGCTGGACCTGCGCGTGGTCGGCGTCTACCGCGCCGAGCCACCGCGATCGGAGTGGGCGCGCGACCTGCTCGCCGGCCGGGGCCACGCCCCCGACGTGCCGTACCCCGGCACGTTCGGCAGCGTGACGGCCGACGGCTGGGGTCCCCTGGTGGTCGCGGGTTTCACGGACGACGAGGGTGCGACGCTGCCCGTCGCGGTCGCGCGCAGCGTCGCGAGCCCGGACCTGTCCTCGGTCGGTTCGGCGGACGTCGCGGCGCTGCAGACCCGCCTGCCGTCGGCCGAGCAGGACCTGGACGCGGCGCTCGCGGACACGGGTGCGGAGACGACTCTCGTCACCGGCCTGGACCGCACGCTGGCCGCACTGCGAGGCGACCTGGCCATCACGCGCGTCGGCGTGCTGGTGGTGTGGCTGCTCCTGCTCGTGGTCGCCGTGACTGTGCTCCTGCTGGCCGCCCGGCTCCTCGCCGACCGCCGGACCGCCGAGCAGACCCTGCTGACCTCACGCGGCGCGTCGCACGGCCAGCTCGTCGGGCTCGCGGCGCTCGAGGCCGCGGGCGTCGCGCTGGTCACCGCCGCCGTCGCGCCGTGGCTCGCGCGTGTGGCGTACGCCGGGGTGACCACCGTGCCGGTGCTCCGCGACGCGGGGCTGCACGTGGACCCGGGCCTGCCGCCCACGCTGTGGGTGACGTGCGCGGTCGCCGCCGGGGCGCTCGCCGCCGTCCTGCTCGCGCCGCTCGCACGCCGCCGCGTCTCGGCCGTGGACACCGCGCAGCAGGACGTCCGGCAGGACCGCCGGCAGGGGCTCGCGCGCTCGGGTGCGGACCTCGCGCTCGTCACGGTCGCCGGTGTCGCGCTCTGGCAGCTGGTCGGGCACCGGTCACCCGTGCTGCGCGACGGGTCGGACGGGGTCGATCCCCTGCTCGTCGCGGCGCCCGCGCTGGTCCTCCTGGCCGGGGGCGTGCTCGCCGGCCGGGTGCTGCCGCTGGTCTCCGGGGCGGGCGAGATCGTGGCGCGCCGGAGCCGTTCGCTGGTCGCGCCGCTCGCGGCGTGGGAGGTCAGCCGGCGCCCGCGGCGCGCGGCCGGCGCCGTCCTGCTCGTGACCCTCGCGGTCGCGGTGGGCACGTTCGCGCAGGGCTGGCTCGAGACGTGGCGCACGTCGCAGCGCGAGCAGGCGACCCTGACCGTCGGCACGGACCTGCGCGTGACGGACCCGGACGGCACCACGCTGGCCCAGTCGGCGGCGCTCGCGGGCGTCGACGGCCTGCAGGTGGTCTCGCCCGTCACGCTGCGCCAGGCGGGCGTCGGGATCGCGAGCGCGACGCCCGGGCCCCCCTCGACGCCCGAGACCACGAACGTGCTCGCGGTGGACACCCGGCACACCGGTGACCTGCTGCGCGGCCGCGTCGCGGGCGGCTGGGCCACGCCCACGGCCGGCCTGGCCCCCGCGCAGCCGGTCACGGGCATCCCCGTCCCCGCGGGCACGCGTCAGCTGCAGGTGGACCTGCGCGTCCGCCTGCAGGAGAAGGCCCCGGTCGTCGCGATCCCCTCGCTCGTGCTGCAGGACGCGCGCGGGACGCGCACCACGCACGACTTCCCGGCCGCGCCGGCGAAGAACGGTGCCGGCGAGGTCACGTCGCTCACGCTCGACCTGCCACCCGGGCTGGGCAGCACCACGGTGATCGGCGTGAGCACGCGCCTGTCGGGCGACGCCGACAAGCTGCTCGCGCTCGTCGACGCGGGCCTGGGCACGCACGGCTTCGAGATCACCTGGTCCGGCCTGCGCGCGGTGGGCGAGGACGACGCGACGACGCCGCTCGACCCGGGGCGTGCGACGTGGCGCACGGGCACGTCAGGGCCGAGCGGAGAGTGGGGCGGGGTGCGCATCGGTTCCACCTGGGCCGACGAGGACGGGCTGCACGTCGCAGGCTCGGTCGACGGCCCGACGATCGCGACGGGCACGGCCGGCACGGTCACCACGAGCTTCGACCGGGAGGACGTCGTCCACGTGGTCGTGACCCCGGGCGTGCTGGACCGCCTCGTGGCGGAGCCGGACGACACGCTGGTGCTCGAGGTCGAGGGCGTGACCGTGCAGGTGCGCGTCGACGCCGTCGTGCCCTACCTGCCCGGACTGCCCCGCACCGACGGCGTGCTCGTGGACCGCGACGCGCTCACCCGCTCGATGCTCGTGCTGGGCTACCGCGGCGACCTGGTCGACGAGTGGTGGGCGCGCGTGCCCGACGAGCGCGCGCGCACCACGGCCGCGGCGGTCCGGGCCGCAGGCGTCGGCGCGGTCACCACGCGCGTCGCCGCCACCGCGGACGCGACCGACGGACCGCTGCGTGTGGGCATCCCCGCAGCGCTGTGGATCGTCACGCTCGCGGCCACCGCGCTCGCCGTCGCGGGCATCGCGATGAGCGCGACGGTCGCGGTGCGGACCCGCCGCCTCGAGATGGCGCGGCTGCAGGCGCTCGGCGCGCGCCGCCGCTCGCTCGTGCGCGCGGTGGCCGCGGAGCACGCGGTGCTCGGCGTCCTCGGCACGGCCGCGGGACTGGGCGTGGGCGCGCTGCTCGCGCGCGTGGTGGCACCCGTGGTCACGGTCGCCGCCGACGGCACGCCGGCCGTGCCCGACGTCGTGGTGCAGTGGCCCTGGGCGACGTTCGGGGTGGTCGTCGGCGGCATCGCGGTGGCCGCGACGCTCGCGGTCCTGGTCACCGCGAACGCGCTGCTGCGCAGGGCCTCGGGCGAGCTGCTCCGGCTGGGGGACGAGGGATGA
- a CDS encoding PadR family transcriptional regulator, with protein sequence MALSAVAVMLLSLLHEQPMHPYQLHQTLVQRGSTRLVRVNAGAVYHGVERLERDGLVEAAGTERAGRRPERTTYRLTDEGRAAFAEQLAHLLGDEHAEHPLLPVGLSEAHHLPADLVQRELRRRLDRESAHRDALRARYDELRGLGLPRRYLLDVEYELALLDARVPWLAAALDDLAAGRLGWGEPKPDEFVRARLRARSTPDAVPPSGA encoded by the coding sequence GTGGCGTTGTCGGCGGTCGCGGTCATGCTCCTGTCGCTGCTCCACGAGCAGCCGATGCACCCGTACCAGCTGCACCAGACGCTCGTGCAGCGCGGCAGCACGCGGCTGGTCCGCGTCAACGCCGGCGCGGTCTACCACGGGGTCGAACGCCTCGAGCGCGACGGCCTGGTGGAGGCCGCGGGCACGGAGCGTGCGGGGCGCCGCCCCGAGCGCACGACGTACCGGCTGACCGACGAGGGACGTGCCGCGTTCGCCGAGCAGCTCGCGCACCTGCTGGGTGACGAGCACGCGGAGCACCCCCTGCTGCCGGTGGGCCTGTCCGAGGCGCACCACCTGCCCGCGGACCTCGTGCAGCGCGAGCTGCGCCGTCGTCTGGACCGGGAGTCCGCGCACCGCGACGCGCTGCGCGCCCGGTACGACGAGCTGCGCGGGCTCGGTCTGCCGCGTCGCTACCTGCTGGACGTCGAGTACGAGCTCGCGCTGCTCGACGCGCGCGTGCCGTGGCTCGCGGCGGCGCTCGACGACCTCGCCGCCGGTCGCCTCGGGTGGGGGGAGCCCAAGCCCGACGAGTTCGTCCGAGCGCGCCTGCGTGCCCGGAGCACGCCCGACGCAGTCCCGCCGAGCGGCGCCTGA
- a CDS encoding MFS transporter — protein sequence MSERTPTGPAAPPHHGGLADLQGRSPWSILPPLCLGFFMIMLDTTIVNIAVPRLVTDLDTSITAVGWVNSAYLLTFAVLLLVTGRLGDRFGPRPVFVVGLVVFTLTSLLCGLADSIGLLIAARALQGIGAALMTPQTMSMITRVFPPARRGAAMGIWGAVAGVATITGPVLGGLLVETVGWEYIFFINVPVGVVALWLSLRHLPTLPTHARTFDVVGVVLSVVGMFLLVFGLQEGETFDWGLVVWLMIAAGALVLGAFVWWQRRLGDDALLPLRLFTVRNFSLANAAGFAVTFAMTGIFFPFTIYLQLVLGLSPLRAALVGAGGSLLSGVVAPFAGRLSDRIPAKWVVAAGFAILVVVVAWLTLVIEPDAAVWHLVLPMTLFGIGTGLLFSPLASAATSGLDQRTAGAGAGAFNTTRQIGGVVGSAAVVAMLTSRLASAIPAAAQDAAAGLPQEARAPFFEALAGVDASQVSGGSPADLPLPAGVPDGLAEQIRAAALDAIHAGFSTAVSQTLLLTAALLVLGLGAALAMHAVRPHAPGQVQPAKDRREAVADA from the coding sequence ATGTCTGAACGCACGCCCACCGGACCCGCCGCACCGCCCCACCACGGCGGCCTCGCCGACCTCCAGGGGCGCAGCCCGTGGAGCATCCTGCCCCCGCTGTGCCTCGGGTTCTTCATGATCATGCTCGACACCACGATCGTGAACATCGCGGTCCCTCGGCTGGTCACGGACCTCGACACGTCGATCACGGCCGTCGGCTGGGTCAACAGCGCCTATCTGCTCACGTTCGCGGTGCTGCTGCTCGTGACGGGTCGCCTGGGCGACCGGTTCGGCCCGCGGCCCGTGTTCGTCGTCGGCCTCGTCGTGTTCACGCTGACGTCGCTGCTGTGCGGGCTCGCGGACTCGATCGGCCTGCTGATCGCCGCCCGCGCGTTGCAGGGGATCGGGGCGGCGCTCATGACGCCGCAGACCATGTCGATGATCACGCGCGTCTTCCCGCCCGCACGTCGCGGCGCCGCGATGGGCATCTGGGGTGCGGTCGCGGGCGTCGCGACGATCACCGGCCCGGTGCTGGGCGGCCTGCTCGTGGAGACGGTCGGCTGGGAGTACATCTTCTTCATCAACGTGCCGGTGGGCGTGGTCGCGCTCTGGCTGTCGCTGCGCCACCTGCCCACGCTGCCCACGCACGCCCGCACGTTCGACGTCGTGGGCGTGGTGCTGTCCGTCGTCGGGATGTTCCTGCTGGTGTTCGGCCTGCAGGAGGGGGAGACGTTCGACTGGGGCCTGGTCGTCTGGCTCATGATCGCCGCGGGTGCGCTGGTCCTGGGTGCGTTCGTGTGGTGGCAGCGCCGCCTGGGCGACGACGCGCTGCTGCCGCTGCGGCTGTTCACGGTCCGCAACTTCTCGCTCGCGAACGCGGCGGGCTTCGCGGTGACGTTCGCGATGACGGGGATCTTCTTCCCGTTCACGATCTACCTGCAGCTGGTCCTCGGGCTCTCGCCGCTGCGTGCTGCGCTGGTCGGGGCGGGTGGGTCGCTGCTGTCCGGCGTCGTGGCGCCGTTCGCGGGCAGGCTCTCGGACCGGATCCCGGCCAAGTGGGTCGTCGCGGCCGGGTTCGCGATCCTGGTGGTGGTCGTGGCCTGGTTGACGCTGGTCATCGAGCCCGACGCGGCGGTGTGGCACCTGGTCCTGCCGATGACCCTGTTCGGCATCGGCACCGGGCTGCTCTTCTCGCCGCTCGCCTCCGCGGCGACGTCGGGCCTCGACCAGCGGACCGCGGGTGCGGGCGCCGGGGCCTTCAACACCACGCGGCAGATCGGCGGCGTCGTCGGCTCGGCCGCGGTGGTCGCGATGCTCACGTCGCGTCTGGCGTCCGCGATCCCGGCCGCCGCCCAGGACGCGGCGGCGGGGCTCCCGCAGGAGGCGCGCGCGCCGTTCTTCGAGGCGCTCGCCGGGGTGGACGCGTCGCAGGTCTCGGGCGGTTCGCCGGCCGACCTCCCGCTGCCCGCCGGGGTCCCGGACGGGCTGGCCGAGCAGATCCGCGCGGCCGCGCTCGACGCGATCCACGCGGGGTTCTCGACCGCGGTGAGCCAGACGCTGCTGCTGACGGCGGCGCTCCTGGTCCTGGGCCTGGGCGCCGCGCTGGCGATGCACGCGGTCCGCCCGCACGCGCCGGGCCAGGTGCAGCCGGCCAAGGACCGCCGGGAGGCAGTCGCGGACGCCTGA
- a CDS encoding class II fumarate hydratase, which produces MTSALPDDGVEYRIEHDTMGEVRVPAAALYRAQTQRAVENFPISGSVLERGHIEALARVKKAAARANAELGVLPQDVAAAIVGAADEVAAGLHDAHFPVDVYQTGSGTSSNMNTNEVIATLATRALGADVHPNDHVNASQSSNDVFPTSVHVAATAGVVRDLVPALEHLAGALQDKAQAWSGVVKSGRTHLMDATPVTLGQEFGGYAAAIRYGIERVQAALPRAAEVPLGGTAVGTGINTPAGFPQRVIELLREDTGLPLTEARDHFEAQSARDGLVELSGALRTIAVSLTKICNDLRWMGSGPNTGLGEIAIPDLQPGSSIMPGKVNPVIPEAVLMVGARVIGNDATVAWAGASGSFELNVQIPVIASAVLESVRLLANASRVLADKTIVGLVAHEERARAFAESSPSIVTPLNRVIGYEAAAKIAKHAVKHGITIRQAVVDLGYVERGEVTPEQLDQALDVLSMTRPPQA; this is translated from the coding sequence ATGACTTCTGCGCTCCCCGACGACGGCGTCGAGTACCGGATCGAGCACGACACGATGGGTGAGGTCCGCGTGCCCGCGGCCGCCCTCTACCGCGCGCAGACGCAACGCGCGGTCGAGAACTTCCCGATCTCCGGCAGCGTGCTGGAGCGCGGGCACATCGAGGCCCTCGCGCGCGTCAAGAAGGCCGCCGCGCGCGCCAACGCCGAGCTCGGCGTGCTGCCGCAGGACGTCGCGGCGGCCATCGTCGGCGCGGCCGACGAGGTGGCGGCCGGGCTGCACGACGCGCACTTCCCCGTGGACGTCTACCAGACGGGCTCGGGCACCAGCTCGAACATGAACACCAACGAGGTCATCGCGACGCTCGCCACGCGCGCGCTGGGCGCCGACGTACACCCCAACGACCACGTGAACGCGTCGCAGTCCTCCAACGACGTGTTCCCGACGAGCGTGCACGTCGCCGCGACCGCGGGCGTGGTGCGCGACCTGGTCCCGGCGCTCGAGCACCTCGCCGGCGCGCTGCAGGACAAGGCGCAGGCCTGGTCGGGCGTCGTGAAGTCCGGCCGCACGCACCTCATGGACGCCACGCCCGTGACGCTCGGTCAGGAGTTCGGCGGGTACGCCGCCGCGATCCGCTACGGCATCGAGCGCGTGCAGGCGGCCCTGCCGCGTGCGGCCGAGGTCCCGCTCGGCGGCACGGCCGTCGGCACCGGGATCAACACGCCCGCGGGCTTCCCGCAGCGCGTCATCGAGCTGCTGCGCGAGGACACAGGCCTCCCGCTGACCGAGGCGCGCGACCACTTCGAGGCGCAGTCCGCACGCGACGGGCTGGTCGAGCTGTCCGGTGCGCTGCGCACCATCGCCGTGAGCCTGACGAAGATCTGCAACGACCTGCGCTGGATGGGCTCGGGCCCCAACACGGGCCTGGGCGAGATCGCGATCCCCGACCTGCAGCCCGGGTCCTCGATCATGCCCGGCAAGGTCAACCCGGTCATCCCCGAGGCGGTCCTCATGGTGGGAGCCCGCGTGATCGGCAACGACGCGACGGTGGCGTGGGCCGGCGCGTCGGGCTCGTTCGAGCTCAACGTGCAGATCCCGGTCATCGCGTCGGCCGTGCTCGAGTCGGTGCGCCTGCTCGCCAACGCGAGCCGCGTGCTCGCGGACAAGACGATCGTCGGCCTGGTGGCCCACGAGGAGCGCGCGCGTGCGTTCGCCGAGTCCTCGCCGTCGATCGTCACGCCGCTCAACCGCGTGATCGGGTACGAGGCCGCGGCGAAGATCGCCAAGCACGCGGTCAAGCACGGGATCACGATCCGGCAGGCCGTGGTGGACCTGGGCTACGTCGAGCGCGGCGAGGTCACGCCTGAGCAGCTCGACCAGGCGCTGGATGTCCTGAGCATGACGCGTCCGCCGCAGGCCTGA
- a CDS encoding carbonic anhydrase, giving the protein MGRVTTPLTPAEAWSELQSGNARFVSGAMQHPSQDVGRRAEVEHSQHPFAVLFGCSDSRVAAEIIFDRGLGDLFVVRTAGHVLDTTVIGSIEYGVEVLGAPLVVVLGHDSCGAVAAAADALAQGSLPPGFVRAVVDRVIPSIVGMISAGEPLSNVDAAALGHEHVKHTVRMLQGYSVSLAEAVAEGRCAIVGLEYALADGRVRVAEVVGDIGAA; this is encoded by the coding sequence ATGGGGCGCGTGACGACGCCCCTGACACCGGCCGAGGCCTGGTCCGAGCTCCAGTCCGGCAACGCGCGCTTCGTGAGCGGCGCGATGCAGCACCCGTCGCAGGACGTCGGCCGGCGGGCCGAGGTCGAGCACTCCCAGCACCCGTTCGCGGTGCTGTTCGGCTGCTCGGACTCGCGCGTCGCGGCCGAGATCATCTTCGACCGAGGCCTGGGCGACCTGTTCGTCGTCCGCACGGCCGGGCACGTCCTGGACACCACCGTGATCGGCTCGATCGAGTACGGCGTCGAGGTGCTGGGCGCACCGCTCGTGGTCGTGCTCGGCCACGACTCGTGCGGCGCCGTCGCGGCCGCGGCCGATGCGCTGGCCCAGGGCAGCCTCCCGCCCGGGTTCGTGCGCGCGGTCGTGGACCGGGTCATCCCGAGCATCGTCGGCATGATCTCCGCGGGTGAGCCGCTGTCGAACGTCGACGCCGCGGCCCTCGGGCACGAGCACGTCAAGCACACCGTCCGCATGCTGCAGGGCTACTCGGTCTCGCTCGCCGAGGCCGTCGCCGAGGGGCGGTGCGCGATCGTCGGGCTCGAGTACGCGCTCGCCGACGGCCGGGTGCGCGTCGCCGAGGTGGTCGGGGACATCGGCGCGGCCTGA
- a CDS encoding sugar ABC transporter substrate-binding protein, with amino-acid sequence MRRRTRGLAVTATIALAMPLAACASEQGPPVLSWYINPDNGGQVEIAQRCTEAAGGAYRIETSVLPRDAASQREQLARRLAARDASIDLMSLDPPFIPELAEPGFLAPIPPEVADAVSKDVVQGALDGATWKDELVAIPFWANTQLLWYRKSVAQEAGLDPAKTPVTWQQVMDAARDQDKLLGVQGAKAESLTVWINALVESAGGHVLENPEAPADELTLGLESDAGKAAAEVIGTIGRDGLAGPGLPTADENASMALFQSDRGSFMVNWPFVWSATNAAVEEGTLDPGLVDDIGWALYPQVTEGQDARPPYGGISLGVGAFSAHTDLAFEAAQCIVTPENQSYYFATNGNPPASVKAYDDAEVRKAFPMADVIRESLEQAAPRPQTPYYNEVSVGLQETWHAPADVDPATTPQRSSDFITAVLRGEALL; translated from the coding sequence GTGCGACGACGCACTCGCGGGCTCGCGGTCACCGCGACGATCGCGCTGGCGATGCCGCTGGCGGCCTGTGCGAGCGAGCAGGGACCGCCGGTCCTGTCCTGGTACATCAACCCGGACAACGGCGGGCAGGTCGAGATCGCGCAGCGCTGCACCGAGGCGGCGGGCGGTGCGTACCGCATCGAGACGTCGGTCCTGCCGCGCGACGCCGCGTCGCAGCGCGAGCAGCTCGCGCGCCGGCTCGCGGCGCGGGACGCGTCGATCGACCTCATGAGCCTGGACCCGCCGTTCATCCCCGAGCTCGCGGAGCCCGGCTTCCTGGCACCCATCCCGCCCGAGGTCGCCGACGCGGTGAGCAAGGACGTGGTCCAGGGTGCGCTCGACGGCGCGACGTGGAAGGACGAGCTCGTCGCGATCCCGTTCTGGGCGAACACGCAGCTGCTCTGGTACCGCAAGTCCGTGGCGCAGGAGGCGGGGCTGGACCCGGCCAAGACGCCGGTCACGTGGCAGCAGGTCATGGACGCCGCGCGCGACCAGGACAAGCTGCTCGGGGTGCAGGGCGCCAAGGCCGAGTCGCTCACGGTGTGGATCAACGCGCTCGTGGAGTCCGCGGGCGGGCACGTCCTGGAGAACCCCGAGGCCCCGGCGGACGAGCTGACGCTCGGCCTCGAGTCGGACGCCGGGAAGGCGGCCGCGGAGGTCATCGGCACCATCGGCCGGGACGGGCTCGCGGGGCCGGGCCTGCCGACCGCCGACGAGAACGCGTCGATGGCCCTGTTCCAGTCCGACCGGGGGTCGTTCATGGTCAACTGGCCGTTCGTGTGGTCCGCGACCAACGCCGCGGTCGAGGAGGGCACGCTCGACCCCGGGCTCGTCGACGACATCGGCTGGGCGCTGTACCCGCAGGTGACCGAGGGCCAGGACGCCCGGCCGCCGTACGGCGGGATCAGCCTGGGCGTCGGTGCGTTCAGCGCGCACACCGACCTCGCGTTCGAGGCGGCGCAGTGCATCGTCACGCCCGAGAACCAGTCGTACTACTTCGCGACGAACGGCAACCCGCCCGCATCGGTGAAGGCGTACGACGACGCCGAGGTGCGCAAGGCGTTCCCGATGGCGGACGTGATCCGGGAGTCGCTCGAGCAGGCCGCGCCACGCCCCCAGACGCCGTACTACAACGAGGTGTCGGTGGGGCTGCAGGAGACCTGGCACGCCCCCGCGGACGTCGACCCGGCGACCACGCCGCAGCGGTCGTCCGACTTCATCACCGCGGTGCTCCGAGGGGAGGCGTTGCTGTGA
- a CDS encoding carbohydrate ABC transporter permease — MTTTSRAPASTGRSPKTARSARSRDEARLGWLLAGPAFVVMIAVTIYPILQAFYDSLFSYRLTAPDDQAFNGGQNYAVVLSDPVFWQALLVTTVITIVTVLVELVLGFALALVMHRAVKALRGVLRTAILVPYGIITVVSAFAWFYAFDISSGFVNHWFAWLPGIDEDLNWFAHQGTSLFVIMASEIWKTTPFISLLLLAGLAQVPTELEEAAQVDGATWWQRLQRVLIPNMRAAIMVAVLFRALDAFRIFDNVFIMTNGANGTTVLSLLAYRTSIGRLEIGLGSAISVLLFLCVIGICYVAIKLFKVDLAGARGES; from the coding sequence GTGACCACCACGAGCCGGGCCCCGGCGTCGACGGGCCGCAGCCCCAAGACCGCCCGCAGCGCCCGCTCACGCGACGAGGCACGTCTGGGGTGGCTGCTGGCCGGCCCCGCGTTCGTCGTGATGATCGCCGTCACCATCTACCCGATCCTGCAGGCGTTCTACGACTCGCTGTTCTCCTACCGGCTGACCGCGCCCGACGACCAGGCCTTCAACGGCGGCCAGAACTACGCGGTGGTGCTGAGCGACCCGGTGTTCTGGCAGGCGCTGTTGGTGACCACCGTCATCACGATCGTCACGGTGCTCGTCGAGCTGGTGCTGGGCTTCGCGCTGGCGCTCGTCATGCACCGCGCGGTCAAGGCGCTGCGGGGTGTGCTGCGCACGGCGATCCTGGTGCCCTACGGCATCATCACGGTCGTCTCGGCGTTCGCGTGGTTCTACGCGTTCGACATCAGCTCGGGCTTCGTCAACCACTGGTTCGCGTGGCTGCCGGGCATCGACGAGGACCTCAACTGGTTCGCGCACCAGGGCACGAGCCTGTTCGTGATCATGGCCTCCGAGATCTGGAAGACCACCCCGTTCATCTCGCTCCTGCTGCTCGCGGGCCTCGCCCAGGTCCCCACCGAGCTCGAGGAGGCCGCGCAGGTGGACGGCGCCACGTGGTGGCAGCGCCTGCAGCGTGTGCTCATCCCGAACATGCGCGCCGCGATCATGGTCGCGGTCCTGTTCCGCGCGCTGGACGCGTTCCGCATCTTCGACAACGTCTTCATCATGACCAACGGCGCGAACGGCACCACGGTGCTCTCGCTGCTCGCGTACCGCACGTCGATCGGGCGGCTCGAGATCGGCCTCGGCTCGGCCATCTCGGTGCTGCTGTTCCTGTGCGTGATCGGCATCTGCTACGTCGCGATCAAGCTGTTCAAGGTCGATCTGGCCGGCGCGAGGGGGGAGAGCTGA
- a CDS encoding carbohydrate ABC transporter permease, translating to MSGRLKVAWAAITVFVLVWALLPVLSIVATSFKLPSQLNLGTFWPTTWTTTNYEQILTGSAKDLFLPALRNSIGISLIATFVAVVLATLAAYAIARLDFPGKRLVLATALGVSIFPVISIVTPLFNLWRNIGLYDTWLGLIIPYLSLTLPISIWTLAAFFRQIPWELEQAAQVDGATSWQAFRKAIVPLAAPGVFTTALIAFFIAWNDFVYGISLTSTSAARPVPAALAFFTGASQFEEPTGAISAAAVVVTVPVVILVLLFQRQIVSGLTQGAVKG from the coding sequence ATGTCCGGACGGCTCAAGGTCGCCTGGGCGGCCATCACGGTCTTCGTGCTGGTGTGGGCGCTGCTGCCCGTGCTCTCGATCGTCGCGACGTCGTTCAAGCTGCCGAGCCAGCTGAACCTCGGCACGTTCTGGCCGACGACGTGGACCACGACGAACTACGAGCAGATCCTCACCGGCTCGGCCAAGGACCTGTTCCTGCCCGCGCTGCGCAACTCGATCGGCATCTCGTTGATCGCGACGTTCGTCGCCGTGGTCCTCGCGACGCTCGCGGCGTACGCGATCGCGAGGCTCGACTTCCCGGGCAAGCGGCTGGTGCTCGCGACCGCGCTCGGCGTCTCGATCTTCCCGGTCATCTCGATCGTCACACCGCTGTTCAACCTGTGGCGCAACATCGGCCTGTACGACACGTGGCTCGGCCTGATCATCCCGTACCTGTCGCTCACGCTGCCGATCTCCATCTGGACGCTCGCCGCGTTCTTCCGGCAGATCCCGTGGGAGCTCGAGCAGGCCGCCCAGGTCGACGGTGCCACCAGCTGGCAGGCGTTCCGCAAGGCGATCGTGCCGCTCGCGGCGCCGGGCGTGTTCACCACCGCGCTGATCGCGTTCTTCATCGCGTGGAACGACTTCGTGTACGGCATCTCGCTCACGTCGACCAGCGCGGCGCGGCCCGTCCCCGCGGCGCTCGCGTTCTTCACGGGCGCGTCGCAGTTCGAGGAGCCGACCGGCGCGATCTCCGCCGCGGCCGTCGTCGTGACCGTCCCCGTCGTCATCCTGGTGCTGCTGTTCCAGCGCCAGATCGTGTCCGGCCTGACCCAGGGCGCCGTCAAGGGCTGA